A region of the Osmia lignaria lignaria isolate PbOS001 chromosome 5, iyOsmLign1, whole genome shotgun sequence genome:
CAGCAGACTTATCACATGGACCTGCTAGGGCAATTATTGCCCCGTCAGTAATTATAGTAAATTAAACTAATTTTGATTAGATTAACAAATCTTTATTGAAATGTAAACAAAATTTCACAGACATGCAGGTTACAGCTATTGTGGAGCATGTGCTGGTTTTGCATACCGTCAAATTAGTCCTGTAGTTGTGTAAGTATTTAAATATGCTATTAAATACtaatcaatattaatataacttgtTCTTCAACAATATTTGAGAAATATTCTAGTCTAGATCATTTTTAAGGTAGATTTTGAGTAGCTTAAACTTTattatatgtaattaaaatgaaagattAAACATGTATCATATCATTCTATAGGCGCagaatttttattcttggtcCTTCACATCATGTAAGATTAGCAGGCTGTGCTCTTTCTTCTGCTTCAATTTATCAAACCCCACTATATGATCTGCACATTGATCAGCAAGGTATAgattgtataatataaaatacgaaaATCTTAATAAACTATTATCTTAATATACTATCAAGGATTAGTTCAAATATAGGTTTCTATTCATGTGACAGTATGCAGAGAACTTGAAGAAAGTGGACATTTTGAATGGATGGATTTAAATACAGATGAAGAAGAACACAGCATCGAAATGCAATTACCATTTATTGCAAAAGTTATGGAAGGgtgtgttttattattaaatcttttaataaatatttatttgttacGAAATTTTAAACATCTTTCCTATATTAATATAGGTTTAAAGATTCTTTTACTATAATTCCTATATTGGTGGGTTCATTAAGTCCAGAAAGGGAAGCACTCTATGGAAGATTATTAGCACCCTATATGGCTGACCCACAGACATTGTTTGTAATCTCTTCAGATTTTTGTCATTGGGGACAACGTTTTCGTTATACGTATTACGATAGATCATGTGGTCCGATTCATAGATCAATTCAGAATCTTGATAAAATGGTATGTGAACCTGAACATGAAACTactgtttatttaattaataattcctaCTTATAAATTCCATTTATGTAGGGTATGGACATCATAGAAACTTTAAATCCCACATTATTTACAGATTACCTTAAAAAGTATGGTAATACGATATGTGGTCGACATCCTATCAGTGTTTTGTTACAGGTAACTTTTTacttacataaataaatatctttctAATAAATGacatcttttaattaaaattataatttttatgttaacAGATAATTCATAACTTAAAAGGAAACACTAATGGTCAAAGAATGAgcttaaaatttcttaaatacGCTCAAAGCAACCAGTGCAATAACATGAATGATAGTTCTGTCAGTTACGCCAGTGCTTCCTTGGTCATTGAGTGATAAAAtatctaattttaatattattattatcgtttaaataatttacagtAAAATGAAAGAATCTTAAAACACAGGACATAAATTAAGTTGCAATTTATTGCAtggaatatttttcttaattgtttgaaaaaaagaTCGATATTTATAATGAATGTGACAAATAGaaacatattattatttaaaaatatttcggtATATTACTTATAAGAAATCAGTACTTCCAGATTTTCATTATGGAAGGAGCTTAAATGTTTCTTTGCTTTGGTGCTTAGTACTACAGTTACAGAAGTACCATATAGTGCATTTCATAcgtattgaataatttatacatatgCAGAAAGTTCATCTATTGATAGAAAAGAAGTTTACAATTGTTTAGAGCAATTGATACTAATTTTGAATATACAAGTAACTTGTTAGTTTGTATTATATTGTTAAGGAATTGTAATGAAATTGAACTTCATTAATTTGGTTTTAGTATAAAATTGCATATTTAAATGTTTGGAAATTGATAGTTAATATTTCCCATTATTACgacaataaataataagaaaatattttcactcAGATCGCATTGTTTCTCTCAGGGATATGTATAGACTTAAAATGACAAAGTTACGactgaaatttatttcttttctgttaTTAGTATGAACAGTCTGCATTGaacaatattaaatgaaataccATTACAGAAATAAGAGTATGTATACAACTTAATCATCTCCTATTTAAAACAAAGCAATGAAATGATCTCATATCCTTCCTAACCTACATCTTGTTATTTACAATTAGCATAAGAAATTAAAcgatacaaaaattatattgttataatGCCATGATATAAGTGCGAAAAAGGATTGGCATGAAAAGATGTGTATAAAATACTTCAAGTTATTACTGATATTCTTTTACTCTTAATAAGGTATTAAGTGTTACAATAGAGCATTTTTGTATTGTGATTTATGAATGTGTAATCTACAAAactcattttgtaataaaattaactaaCATTTATTACGTGTCATACGTcatcttttgtttatttttcttaacattttttatatgcTTCTTTGTTTGTgaattatagaaatttataaaattgatctttcaaatattacttttctatttttgtacATAAAGCTAATACTActtgtatttttatgaaaaatataagatatactgttattattgttatactgataattgtataataagtaacaaaatatatacatataaattgaTAAACGGCAtcgatttaataaaatatcattattattaaaatattttatttgtattcacTGTTTTACAGAGAATATAGTTTTCTTACACACATATCAGTCTTCACTTATTTAGTAACGTTaagttatgttatattacatttatttgtACGTTGTACTGTTGATCTAATCCTATGTAACAATCAGACATTAAGTAAAACGTCAGTGTTGTTTTTCCTTAAAAAgtaaatttgtttattaaacaaaaaaaaaaagaaaataattccataataataaattataataaaataaaattacctaAATCTGATGGTGCTGTAAATTGTAATTGATGACATTTCCGTTCCCCGCTTATACCACTCACTCGTTTCAGAGCCAGTAATTCTCTGCTCTGAATACTACCTAAAACTATAAACCAACCTTCATCCTTTCCTTTCTGAAACATAGAGCAATGCGCTTTTAAATTATTAgacttattttttcttctcattccaatatttaatatataatcttgATCTTTGTGGATGTTTATACACTCAGAATTATTAGATTGTAATGAAATAAACTTTTGTTTAGTATCATTGAGCCCATGACCTGCTAAACTTAAATCAAGGCAAAGCATTGGCATTTCTTTTATTACTTGATGtatctgtaaaattaattattattgaatatattttaaaatcctATTACTAATGTACAGTATCTAACTAAGTAGGATATATTTACCTGATGTATCTGTTCTTCTTGGAACTCTTTACCAAGCACTTCTACAAGtacattatatttattgtacatAGTAGCACATAATACTGGAAGAATTGTTGATAAAGGTAAGAATAACTCTAAATGTTCTGAGTTTACATATGGTAATGTAGTAATTGCAGGTTCATCAATCCATCGAGCTTGAATAATCATTTGAAGTAACTGTATTATTGTAAGTGCACTTGCTAACCACCCATGTTCGGCAACAGTATCTATCATTGCCTGAAATCATAGATGtattatattgataataaactattaaatttacaaaaaaacATACAACGACTCGTACATTTGTTTACATGAAATTgatgttatataattatatttcatgaatCTAATAGAGTAGattgtatttttcaattatgtatACCTGTATAATTCTAATTGCTTGATCCAGAACTGACTTTAAGTCTGTAGTATAGTCTGTACAGGGTAATGGAAGCCTCGAGAAATGTGCTTGCAGTAATAAAAATGCTTTAGTATGCGGAGAATCATATGTATAGTTATTTACCGTATAGCGACACATTTTACTTAATTCCCTGTGTAATAATTACAtatattagaataaaatatgatatatatgtattttgatATATAAATATGAACTTACTCATTTAATAATTCTTCGTTATGTCTTACTGGTAATTCACTATATTCATAAGAGTcacataaaatatgtaaacaCTGATCTAACGTAAGAGATTCTTGCAGCGACTGTTGAAACATGAGCATACTTTGGtgcgataaataataaaatgatgcTATTCTACCCATCGGAAGTGGATACAAGACTTGTCTTTCCTAGAATCAatgtaataatacaaaaatgttTTAATCTGTTTTTacttaaaacaaaaattaacaaaataattttatgtaccTCATCAAAGTCAACACACTGTGAATCGATTAGTACTTTTAGTGTTTTATTCACCAAGgaagataaatattcattaattgCATAATGATTTAAAACatctaaattataatatttaggaTTTTTCATTAATCTCCTAATGAAATATGTCCATGTTAAATAATCTAAAAAttcttgtttattttttattgtaccAGCCACTATTTCAGCATTTATATGATCTGGTAAAACTGCTAATAAACTTGATTCTACTGGGAACGGCTGATGCagaaagtttttataaaaatttttctttaaattgtaaACTAATACCACTGCCACCCCAGAAGTATCGAATTGAGGTCTACCTGCACGACCCATCATTTGTAGTACATCTGTAATTGGCATGTCTACGTAACGTTTTGTTTTACCGTCATAATATTCTGTTCCTTTTATTACTACTAAATGAGCAGGGAAATTTACACCCCATGCCAAAGTAGCTGTAGTAATCAATACctgaaaattatttgtaaagTCTTGCATCTGATAgcgaataataaatgaaattaccattaattattttcaatacatACTTGAATTctattattaacaaataattCTTCAACGGTTCTTCTATCTCTATCTTGAAGACCAGCATGATGAAGTCCGATTCCAAAAGCAAGCGTaagttttaaatttgaatcCTTTATTTGATCCAAAATACTATCCATTTCTTCATCAGGCATATGTAACCACTGTTTAGGTTTATCTTCTGCTGCAAGATatgcaattaaatttaatgCAGTTAATCGTGTTTGTCTACGCGATGAGACAAACACTAGAGATGGACTAGAAGGTGCATGTTGTCTGATCGCTTGGAAAGTTGGCCTATTCATTGTCGCCATTCGAGGGCAATAATGTTTTCCTGGGAATCCATTAATATGAATTTCCAATGGTACAGGTCGTACTGATGGACGAAAATTATATAAACCCATTTCTTTAATACCAAGCCAATTCGCAAGATCTACCGCATTAGCCAATGCTGTAGAAAGTCCAACAATTCTCACTGTTCTCAAAGTATGAGAAGAGATAAAATTGGTTCTTGAAATAATCACTTCCAATACTGGGCCACGATCTTCTCCTAACAGATGAATTTCATCTATAATTATAAGTGAAACATTCTTCACATAAGTTCTTGTCTGCCAACTTCTACTAATACCATCCCATTTTTCGGGTGTAGTCACAATAACATTTGCATTCGCTATAACTTTAATATCTGGCGTTACGTCTCCAGTTAATTCTACTACCTTTTTGCCCAGCCGTTCTTCCAATCTAATTTTCCAATCTTTTATACGCTCTCTAACTAAAGCTTTCAACGGTGCAATATATACAACTTTCTGCATAGGATATTGTTTGAATACTCTGAACATTGCAATTTCTGCGGCCACTGTTTTTCCCGAACCAGTCGGAGCTCCTAAAAGCACATTGTTATCCGTGTGATACAAACAATGAAAGATCTGAGTCTGTATCGGATTGAAATGAGAAAATTTATAAAGTTGCtcaaatgatttttcttttagCGCTTTCACTGGTAATGGTTGCAACGTTAATAAATCAGTATAAGGTGGATATATTTCAGGTAAAATTAAATCATGAAATGTTAAGGGTAGCATACTTTCACAATTCAACCAATGATCACTTGTTGCTTTTACTATGTACTGAGTAGGTATTGGTTCCTGTAATGGTATAGTCATTACAAGTTCTTGTTCAAGATTATTATAAACCATTTTTCTTGTCATAACAAAATATTCATgatgataaataatattatcttcTGGATTTTCTATCCATATCCAAAATGGTACCGATGTTTGACCATGAACTTTATCATTCCATCGAAACTgaggaattatttttaaacgtatTCTCAAAATTGTACGAGTAATGGGTTGCAAGTTAGATTCCATTTCTAATGCAGGAAACTCTTCGCAACATTTCTTCACTAATGCCGCTGCTTTCTGATTATGCAAAACATCTGCAATTTCTTTAACGTCCATATCATTCAGTCTATCGATTGTTAGATCTAGGTGCTCTATTTTATCAATAATCTCCGATGGCAAACAAGAAAATTGACGTAGCGGAGTCAAATAATCCCATTGTggtatttcaaacattttagACATTTCTAATAATCGACCAGCCATTGTcgcattatttttttctaacataattttgaATAACGCTCTGCATATACGTACTGCATTTTGTGTAATATACGCTTGATCCGACATCAATGAAAATGTATTAACCGGACCATGTGACAAATATGTTTGCAGTAGAATATTTACTTTACCATGGATGTTTTCAACACCGCCTTGAATTGGAACTTGGCAACAGTTTAATAACTTTTCTAATTCGTCAATTTCATCATCGCGAACTTTCAATTGTTGAAATTCTTGAGAATGAGATATCATTACAAGTATATCAGCCTCGTTCATAATATCTTTCATCAtctcattaaaaatttcaacggTATCATATTTAAGATAAAAGTGGCTTGCAATACGTCCCAGTTCTGTCGCGCTAAGATCTCCAGTATTCACATTGTATCGTATCATTTTAGCTTTGTCTAATGATGTAGCAGCTGTATTAATCAGTTCCCTTCTTTTCCGTTCCAAATTTAGATCTTCTGAAGCAGGAATTCCGTACTCAAGGTGATTTAATTGCATTCGAACAAACAAATAAGTATAACTTAACCATTTTATAGCTTCTTCCACGTTTGATATTGTACCTAATGCAACTTCAGCATTCAGGTTATCAGCTAAATATCTGATAAAATTACTTTCAATTGGTATTTGATTCGTTAATAACGATAAATAATGATACAAGTTGTTATGGGAAGTAATAATAACAGCGTGACCAGACGTATCAAATTGTGGTCTACCGGCACGAccaaaaatttgtaaaacatcCAATATATCTAAATTAATGAATGAACCATGCTTTGAATCATATATTTCTGTTCCTCTTATAATAACTCCATGCGCAGGTAAATTTACACCCCAAGCCAAGGTTGATGTACATACCAATACTTTGATCAGTCCTtcagcaaaatatttttcaactaaaTTTCTCTCTGAACGTAACAAACCAGCATGATGTATAGACAATCCGTtattgaataattcaatcaaATGTTTGTTACGTGATTTAGCGAAAGCTTTGTTTATAAATTTTGCATGACCTTCGGATAGAAATAATTTCAGCATATCATTTTGTTGAGCTAATTCTTTTAAAACATTTGCCACTCTAACAGTAGCGTTACGTGCATGTACGAATACCATCACTTGATGTCCTTTGCGCACCATTTCTATCACATTATCATAGCATATATGATCCATGTATTTCGCTTGTTGGTAGGGAGATCCTGCTTTTACACCAATAAATGTTTGACTGAGTGGCACTGGTCGAAATCTATAGTCAAAATAAAAAAGTCCTACCAAAGGATTCACCCTTAAAAACCTTGCAACATCTACATAGTTTGGTAAAGTTGCTGAAAGTCCAACAATTCTTATCATATTCTGGGAAGACTCTACTTGTCTTAAAGTTCGAGCCACCAATGCTTCTACCACAGGTCCTCTATCGCCATGTAACAAATGTACTTCatcgataattaataatttaacaatattaGTAAGAGATATATCTCCAGTGCCTTTCCTAGTAAGAACGTCCCATTTTTCTGGCGTTGTAACAATCATTTGTGTTTGTTGAATTTCTGATTTAGTTAATTGCATATCTCCAGTCAATTCGCGCACCGATATACCAAGAGATTTAAGTCTTTTACCAAAATTTGTTGTCATCTCTGCTGCTAAAGCTTTCATAGGTGtcacataaattattttaaactgaTCTTTCATTATCTGACCATTTTCTATATGTTGTTTTAACTGATGTACAACAGTTAACATAGCAACATTTGTCTTTCCAGCTCCGGTCGGTGcgcaaattaataaattttcattagtaTGATACGCTGTGTTAAATACTATGCTCTGTACTCGATTCAATGATGTTATACCATTAAAAGCCATTTGCCCAATATCATCTAATGATGATATCGTAATAGGTTTATAGTCAATATCGATTGGT
Encoded here:
- the LOC117605083 gene encoding protein MEMO1 isoform X2, translating into MALIRRATHAGSWYAGSGLDLNKQLEGWLGAADLSHGPARAIIAPHAGYSYCGACAGFAYRQISPVVVRRIFILGPSHHVRLAGCALSSASIYQTPLYDLHIDQQVCRELEESGHFEWMDLNTDEEEHSIEMQLPFIAKVMEGFKDSFTIIPILVGSLSPEREALYGRLLAPYMADPQTLFVISSDFCHWGQRFRYTYYDRSCGPIHRSIQNLDKMITLKSMVIRYVVDILSVFCYR
- the LOC117605083 gene encoding protein MEMO1 isoform X1 encodes the protein MALIRRATHAGSWYAGSGLDLNKQLEGWLGAADLSHGPARAIIAPHAGYSYCGACAGFAYRQISPVVVRRIFILGPSHHVRLAGCALSSASIYQTPLYDLHIDQQVCRELEESGHFEWMDLNTDEEEHSIEMQLPFIAKVMEGFKDSFTIIPILVGSLSPEREALYGRLLAPYMADPQTLFVISSDFCHWGQRFRYTYYDRSCGPIHRSIQNLDKMGMDIIETLNPTLFTDYLKKYGNTICGRHPISVLLQIIHNLKGNTNGQRMSLKFLKYAQSNQCNNMNDSSVSYASASLVIE
- the obe gene encoding activating signal cointegrator 1 complex subunit obelus, translated to MPELPRITRSLRMFTNLGRIKSTVELEPNDLFKKQTEEINKFRSESTWKDLRQTVPKDALPYLTKLRKMIEQLFEEGSYELINEFLIFALRLLIDERLLTNAKFQTLKERAENLTYKDANMIMEIIGTLREKLNEDTITLLKNEKKDINTTEILETDLFGSKFTYNPPRVLWPDTEALRNMSVGNIIQNADNFTMKYKKEIPKSFNMKFDEATYKKNLNLCHKKYSLVMSFDQFETAIINKLKDSKNLQNELFDFLGYEHIELVQYIIQNQKSIMALKSSSKTQKQPNIERPVIGGQVTVQSEKEKQALKQMRKEEKKLNKISNKGKGDLEENNFESQELYLKKQEVLVEMNKPIFKKDIVEKPIYPFVFDSNVSSGSTTCISGKKIMLPQNVVRKDTQMSEEVHIPIPELRPIDIDYKPITISSLDDIGQMAFNGITSLNRVQSIVFNTAYHTNENLLICAPTGAGKTNVAMLTVVHQLKQHIENGQIMKDQFKIIYVTPMKALAAEMTTNFGKRLKSLGISVRELTGDMQLTKSEIQQTQMIVTTPEKWDVLTRKGTGDISLTNIVKLLIIDEVHLLHGDRGPVVEALVARTLRQVESSQNMIRIVGLSATLPNYVDVARFLRVNPLVGLFYFDYRFRPVPLSQTFIGVKAGSPYQQAKYMDHICYDNVIEMVRKGHQVMVFVHARNATVRVANVLKELAQQNDMLKLFLSEGHAKFINKAFAKSRNKHLIELFNNGLSIHHAGLLRSERNLVEKYFAEGLIKVLVCTSTLAWGVNLPAHGVIIRGTEIYDSKHGSFINLDILDVLQIFGRAGRPQFDTSGHAVIITSHNNLYHYLSLLTNQIPIESNFIRYLADNLNAEVALGTISNVEEAIKWLSYTYLFVRMQLNHLEYGIPASEDLNLERKRRELINTAATSLDKAKMIRYNVNTGDLSATELGRIASHFYLKYDTVEIFNEMMKDIMNEADILVMISHSQEFQQLKVRDDEIDELEKLLNCCQVPIQGGVENIHGKVNILLQTYLSHGPVNTFSLMSDQAYITQNAVRICRALFKIMLEKNNATMAGRLLEMSKMFEIPQWDYLTPLRQFSCLPSEIIDKIEHLDLTIDRLNDMDVKEIADVLHNQKAAALVKKCCEEFPALEMESNLQPITRTILRIRLKIIPQFRWNDKVHGQTSVPFWIWIENPEDNIIYHHEYFVMTRKMVYNNLEQELVMTIPLQEPIPTQYIVKATSDHWLNCESMLPLTFHDLILPEIYPPYTDLLTLQPLPVKALKEKSFEQLYKFSHFNPIQTQIFHCLYHTDNNVLLGAPTGSGKTVAAEIAMFRVFKQYPMQKVVYIAPLKALVRERIKDWKIRLEERLGKKVVELTGDVTPDIKVIANANVIVTTPEKWDGISRSWQTRTYVKNVSLIIIDEIHLLGEDRGPVLEVIISRTNFISSHTLRTVRIVGLSTALANAVDLANWLGIKEMGLYNFRPSVRPVPLEIHINGFPGKHYCPRMATMNRPTFQAIRQHAPSSPSLVFVSSRRQTRLTALNLIAYLAAEDKPKQWLHMPDEEMDSILDQIKDSNLKLTLAFGIGLHHAGLQDRDRRTVEELFVNNRIQVLITTATLAWGVNFPAHLVVIKGTEYYDGKTKRYVDMPITDVLQMMGRAGRPQFDTSGVAVVLVYNLKKNFYKNFLHQPFPVESSLLAVLPDHINAEIVAGTIKNKQEFLDYLTWTYFIRRLMKNPKYYNLDVLNHYAINEYLSSLVNKTLKVLIDSQCVDFDEERQVLYPLPMGRIASFYYLSHQSMLMFQQSLQESLTLDQCLHILCDSYEYSELPVRHNEELLNEELSKMCRYTVNNYTYDSPHTKAFLLLQAHFSRLPLPCTDYTTDLKSVLDQAIRIIQAMIDTVAEHGWLASALTIIQLLQMIIQARWIDEPAITTLPYVNSEHLELFLPLSTILPVLCATMYNKYNVLVEVLGKEFQEEQIHQIHQVIKEMPMLCLDLSLAGHGLNDTKQKFISLQSNNSECINIHKDQDYILNIGMRRKNKSNNLKAHCSMFQKGKDEGWFIVLGSIQSRELLALKRVSGISGERKCHQLQFTAPSDLGKTTLTFYLMSDCYIGLDQQYNVQINVI